Sequence from the Tursiops truncatus isolate mTurTru1 chromosome 18, mTurTru1.mat.Y, whole genome shotgun sequence genome:
aattttaattctgtttttatatgCGGTATTTTAAATTGAACTGTGACAACTTAATAGTTGTCCATAGTTAAATGAAGTATCATAATCCACTTGGTTCTTCATATGGATGGAGAAGCAGAGTTAATACAGGGAGCACACACTCAAAACAACGATAAAATGCATTTTGGTCTCTAACTTTATGGAGATGTATTTCCTTAATTATGTTTTCCTTGagctaatattaaaaaattttactgcTTTGCATTTCCCAAACAGATGCCAGTGAAAGATGAGAGAGGTGGCTTGGATGTGAGCAAAGCAGTGAAGGTAAGCTGGCCTGGGGTTAATTCTCACCTACGCTGGTGACAGGTGCAGAAAGGAGGCTCCAAGCTAGGATGCAGATTCCTGGGACACGACCTTGATGACCTATATTGCCGACCTCTTGCTCTCTGGtagtgctttttttcccctacagtTTTTTTATTGCCCACTCTTGGCTTCTGCTCAGCCAGTCCCTTACTTAATAGCTGGGCCCAGAGGTAGTTGGGTGCCTTCTGCGGAGATGCCTGCTATCGTGCAGGCTGGCTGTAGTGTGACTGAGGCTCCCAAAGTGTGTGCATCCTTATATTATGTACACTCTTactatatacaatgtatatatatgtacagagtatacatatatgctatatatgtacatatgtatacagtATGTACAATGTGTATAACTATATATGCTCAAGATTATGCCAGACAGaagaatgtatttttcttctgtgagaGAAGATACTCAATTCCTGGAGActgatattaaatatttacttcaaaAAAGTATAAACGTGTGCATTTCATAAATGAAGTCATTGGTTCCCTATGAAGAAGTTTCCCCACAGACTTAGAAACATGAATTTTTGATGACTGACCTCCAGTAGCCAGCCTTCTGGCAGAGATTTAAAAAGCAATGTATTCACACCTGTTATATTTAGGTTATATtggaattatttgttttctattaaattGTGAGCTCCATGAAGGAAGACAACCCACAGTGGGCATTACCGCCCTGTTCATTAAGGACTTCATGAGCACAACAGCCAGAGCCCTACAAGTGCAAGCAAACACTAGGCCTGCCAGGagttatcacttttttttttttttttttgcggtacgcgggcctctcactgttgtggcccctcccgttgcggagcacaggctccgcggccatggctcacgggcccagccgctccacggcgtgtgggatcttcccggaccagggcacgaacccaggtcccctgcatcggcaggcggactctcaaccactgtgccaccagggaagcccaggagttatCACTTTTTATGTGAACTTTTTACTTAGCAACAGATGATTTGTGGAAAGAAATCTGGCTTGCCCACTGAGAAGCTGGTGATCTTGGAATATTTCTCAGTCTCTCTGGCCCTCAggttcctcatatgtaaaatgaggatagcaATGTGTATGTCCTACACTTGTGAAGATTAGAAATACTACGTAAGAACTCTTTTAACTAGCACGTTAGCACGTCTACATGAAATATTTGATGCCACATCCCAAACATTGTTCTTTCTGAAAATTATAGacttaaatcagaaaaaaaaaattaaaatgaacaccTCACAGAAAGTAAGAATCCTTCATAATATAAGGAGGTGGGTAATTTAAAGTAGAAGCTTAGACTAAAAGGTAACAGAACAAGactctgtcattagccccacagTGACCTTAGGTGCTGCCCAAAAGATAATAGAAGACATCATTCTCCAGGCAGGGTCTTACAGTTTGGTGGTGTCATGGGGGGAAGTGGCCCGATTTGGCATTAGGGGAGCTTCCCCTGGTTCAGGCTATGCCACTCACTAAGGGTGATTCTGTTAGCAGTGACAAACTGCTTCCCCTCTGTGTTAGTTTCTTAGTATTAGTTTCTGCCCTGATGAAGTACCACAAACcaggtggtttaaaacaacagaaatctactctctgacagttctggaggccagaagtctgaaatcaaggtgtccgcAGGGCCACGCTCTCTGAAGGCTTGAGGGAAGAAGCCtgcagcttctgggggctcccgGCACCCTTGGTGTTCCGGCACAtatagctgcatcactccagtctctgcctccatcttcactgTGTGTCTTCACATAGTTAACTTTACATGTCAGCTTGAGTGGGCCCCCAGTGCCCAGGTTAAACATTgtctctgggtgtgtctgtgagggtgcttCCAGATGAGAATAGCACTGGAACTGGTGGACTCAGTAAATGGGTGGGCTCTTCCTGGTGTGGGTGGGcgtcatccaatctgttgagaaCCTGGTTggaacaaaaggcagaggaaggaagaattcaTCCCTTTTTTCCTGCTTCGCTGATTTACCTGAGACGTCTCATTTCATCCTCTGCCCTCAGACTGGGATTTACATCATTGTCTCCTCTGGTTTTCGGGCCTTTGGATTCGGATTGAATTATTCCACCAGCTTTCCTAGGTCTCCAGTTTATAAATGCAAACATAGGACTTCTGAGCCTCCATAATCTTGTGAGCCAAGTcctataaatgaatgaatgaatggctggataaataaataattttttcccctgaCTCCTAAGGTGAAAAGCACAAATATCCTTTCTAAAACAAGTAGCTAGTCTGATCTGCTCTCTACTAGACATATATCTGGTAAGACTGATTTAATATCTGATGGGAAAGATAGGGCTTAGAAAATCCTTTGCTCCTTTAAATTAAGCTAGAGTTTGGTGATTATTGAGGGAAATGGCTAGACATGGCATTTGATAGGCATGTTGGCTATTTATGCATCTTAttataatcttaaaaattttGGGAAGTTGAAAAGTATGTAAGTAAAAATGTTTCCAGTGTAGCAAATAAGTAAAAGCTCTCTTTAAAACAGCTTTATCTGTTTTAAACaccagggacttgcctggtgatgcagtggttaacaatctgcctgccaatgcagggggacacaggttccatccttgggctgggaagatcccacatgctgcggagcaactaagcccgtgcgccacaactaatgagcctgcactctagagcccgtgagccacaactacggagcctgtgtgccacaactactgaagcccacgcgcctagagcccatgctccgcaacaagaaaagcaaatgcaataagaagcccatgcactgcaacgaatagtagcccccgctcgctgtgcacagcaacggagacccaatgcagccataaataaataaataaaaacagctttatcATGTCCACATTGAATGCTCTTATGGGAGTGCAAATGCTCATGATCTTCATGCATCCTGTTGTGGGTTTGCTTgtatcccccccaaattcatatgttgaaatcctaacccccaaaggtgatggtattggtattagaaggtggggcctTCAAGAATTGTTTAAGTCCTGAGGGGAGAaacctcatgaatgggattagtgctttaTAAAAGGGGCTCCAGAGAGATCCCAGCCCTTTCCAGCACgagaggacacagtgagaggacacagtgagaagactcTGGCTCTGAACCAGGAAGGGCACCTTCATCAGAACATGATCATGCTGGCGCCTTGAGCtcggacttcccagtctccagaactataaaaaataaatttttgttgtttataatccacccagtctatggtgttttggTTTAGCAAATTGACTGAGATACCCATTATTTTTGAAGATGACCTTTTTTGGAAATGGGCTCACTGCAGATGCAGATTgtttagttaagatgaggtcatgagggtgaccTAATCCAgcatgactggtatccttataaaaaaggggaaattgagacacagagacagacgcATGTGGGGGAAGATGATgtgagagacacagggagaattgGGCCATCTGCAAGCCGAGGGGAGAGGCCTGACAGATCTTCCCCTTACAACCCTTAGGAGGAACCAGACCAGCTGATACCTTGACtctgaacttctagcctccagaactgtgagaagataaagttctgttgtttaagccactcaatttgtggtactttgtttcaGCAGTTGTAGCAAACGAATACATGTCCTTTCTGGGTGTTTTCGTCCTACCAATCCCCAAACCTGAGTGGGGGGATGAGGGAACCCACCAGTTGCTCAAACTGAATGGTCAGAACTGACCCATGAACTGAAACCTTCTGGACTTTTTCCTTGGTGTCACCTTTGGCATTGTTCTTTCCCAAGGACTTGTTTTGCTAAGACTTGGGCAGCAGATGAAACagcagtcttctcccttttttcctgctttcataAGCAGCTTAGTTTCCAGAGCTACATTTAAGATATAACCGACACTGAAAGTGCTTACCAGACATTCACCTCCCCAGAGTTCAGCCTTGTATGATTCCTGTGTCCTTGAGGAAAATTAATAGGTGAGATCtgattccatccaggacctctgGCTCTTGGTTGCAGTGAGAGGGTCCTGAAGCAGTCAGGCTTGTAAAGGCAGTTCCCAAAATAGATAGGGTTTGTTCCTCCTCAAACCAATGCTAACTCTTCTACAGAAATGAAGGGggcaaagaaaatgtattttttattattagtcaatatatatatagatttattttatttacttatttttttaattctttttcagccAGTACAGGCTACTCTGTCATCTTTGAAGATGTTAGATGTGGGAAAGTGGCCAATTTTCTCCCTTTGTTCTGAGGAAGAACTGCAGTTAGTTCGTCAGGCCTGTGTCTTTGGCAGTGCTGGCAACGAAGTTTTATATACTACAGTAAATGATGAGGTAATGTTgaagaaaaaattacattttcagtaATGGATTTGCTGAATTGAAGATCTTGGGGGAACTAAGGAGTTAAGGAAGgaattaaggtaaaaaaaaaatgcacggAGAGTAGattcttatttattaaataatgaaGCAGTTTCCCTAGGGGAACTGTGCCTGTTTCAATGTACAGGTTTGTCAGAAATAGAACTGCTTGAACTAACTCTGGTTTTTCCCACAGATTTTTGTGCTTGGCACAAACTGCTGTGGCTGTTTGGGATTAGGTGATGTCCAGAGCACCATTGAACCTCGGAGACTGGATTCTTTAAGTGGCAAAAAAATTGCCTGCCTCAGCTATGGGAGTGGTCCACATGTTGTCCTTGCAACAGCAGGTAACCTAGGAACACAGGGTGGAATTTTAGCCATAGCTTTCTTTGTTGAGGAACAAGACTAGGACCACCCCTTACACTGAGAACATACTTCTTGATTGGCtttctgcctctgccctgggAACTTGACTGTGCTTTGGACAATATGAAATATCAGTATCAATATCAAAGTAAGATAATGTAGCAGATGGAATCTAGCAGTTATTGGCACTTTGGGTGTAAGAATGACAATGCGATAAGCCCAGTGAACTCCTTTTGTTGATATGTGTAATTATTTTGCATTAGAATGCTGAACTCACTCAGGACTTTTTGAACTTGAGATTCTTGATCTATGAGAAGAGCGATGAAAGCTAGATTCGAAGATCCCCTCTAACTGTTAGCGTTCTGTGATCCTGACTTTAAACAGTCACTGATGGCTCTAGTTGGTATTAATAGTATAAAGAATTAAATATTCTCATGGCTATTTCATGCATTCAGACTTAGAAGACAACATAATTAAAACATACCTTAGAGTTCCCCTCAAGCTGGGTATTCATTTTATTAGTgttctttaaatggaaaataaattttataaatactctcgtatatttatttcacattttaaaaataagttttagggATTTTTGGTTGCCAGTAGTAGCAGGCTGGATTATTCAGACCATTTCTGCagtgaaaacaaatacaaattctatataaaatatacttttttaattttctaaaagcaTCAAAACACTGATAAGGCAGAAAGGAATTATTAGACcaaatatatttaagagaaaGTATGAACTAAGAAGTTAGAGGGGACCCTGAAGCTAATTTTGCCTTAAAGCCATCTGCCTATGCACTTAAAGAGTGTTGTGGTCTGATGTACTTATGAGGTGAAGGGGTCACAAGTCAAAGACCTCACATGTTAGGCTGGGACCACAAAGGGCTACACTCTCAGGGCAAGGATGAGTCAGTTCTTTCATCTCTAAGGGACTCAACAGAAGAATTCCTTGGCTCTGAGcaaagcaaggagaaaaaaagaaagaaaacctctcCCTGAGGTGTTGTATCCATGGATTTGTATTCCAATTCACCTTAGATTGGATGGTCCAAGAAATCTCAGGCCTTGGATTTATCAGAGAGGTACCTTTAAAGTGCCTTAAGAACATGAGAGAAGTTAATGCAAATTCTTTCTAGACGAAAGTACCTTCATTCTAGGCCTGAAGGAATATAATGCCATCGAAAATCATTTTTCAATGGCAATTAGTAGCACATAGTCAAAGATAAGCAGGTACAAGGAAACAAGGCACCCTGAATAAGAACCTGCAAAAAAGACAGCAAAAAACAACTACTAAATATCAGATATTAGAATTACCAGATACCACTTATAAGATGGCTGTACTTattatgtttgaaaaaataaaaaatgagcttGAAGATACCTGAAGAGGTCATAGAAGACTTGAAAGAGaaccaaataaacaatataattatcaaaatgaaaaaatcagTGGACAAGTTTTGCAGCAGTTTGAACACagcaagagaaaattaataaactggaAGGTAGATCAGAAGAAATTATCTGGAATGTCGCACAAAGAGACAATAGGGtagaaaaatacagatgaaaggcgtatatactgtattattccatttatgttAAGTTCAAAACCAAGAAAGACTAAATCCTGTTATCCAGGATGTACATGTGGGGGGGCTTTTGGGGTGATCATAAGATTGTATTTCTTGACTTGAGTGGTAGTACATGGATGTGTACTTTGCAATTATTTATAAAACTGTGTATATACAGTTTAAGAACTTTTCTGAATATGTATTATACTGCACAATAAGTAATATAACAAAGATTCAAAAAGTTAACTTGGAgatcattttatagataaggaaattaaggttcagagaagttaaatgacctTACAGTCAGTCTAAtttcaatctgttttttttttctcttacttttagCAGCCTTTTCTCTGTTGTTTATTAAAAACCTATCTTCTAGCTATTATAACtgaatccatttaaattttatcttgttgCTTTGAGGTAGAATGTACTTAAACTTCCcaaatgtattcttttataaaatgagttttgtGGAATAGGGAAGTTGATTAGCTTTTGCATATGAagttttagtttccatttgtggaagtgtgtaatatatatattttcatataagaaTAGATGTTTTGAAAGTtggttatgtttctttttattttcagaaggaGAAGTCTTTACCTGGGGTCACAATGGTTACAGTCAGCTGGGCAATGGGACAACTAATCATGGTCTAGTGCCCTGTCATATCTCTACTAATTTGTCAAACAAACAAGTCATTGAAGTGGCCTGTGGGTCTTACCATTCTTTGGTGCTAACATCTGATGGAGAGGTGAGAATAGTCAGCATAAATCCCACTGATCATAAGATTTCAATAAGATTTTAATTTCAGTACATTATATAGATTCCTGTAGCAGTCCTGGAAATATGATCATTTGATTAAAATAACCACCTACCTCAAATTCAGTCTTACTCTTGTTAGCAGTTCATAGTCATGGTGTTTATATTATGAAGTGTGCCTGTATGTAGTAAGGATTTCTATAACTGCAAAATTTAAAAGGATGTATTGTTACTTCTATGTTGCTATACTCAAGGGGAttatttgcaaaaagaaaaatccccaaatgcTGGAAAATATGGCTGAAGCAAAGTAGATATTTTTATAAGGATTATATGATATTTGATTATAATCATTGCTGTTTGTGTAGGTAATGCCAGTAACcaaattttataaagtaatatGCTTTGGGACTTCctaggcggtccagtggttaagactttgccttccaatgcagcgggtgcggatttgatccctggtcagggagctaagatcccacgtgcctcgtggccaaaaaaccaaaacataaaacagaagcagtattgtaacaaattcaatgaagactttaaaaatggtccacatcaaaaaaatcttaaaaaaaaaaataaagtaatacattTTGTAAGAATGCATTCTATGGAAACTTCCCTGCCTGTGTTGTGAGCATTTATGGTTATCAAGCACTTTGAGGGCAAAGATGAGGCACCGTAAGTGCCAATTGAGACACTTTATATATTAGTGTGTTTCATTTATTGATCTCTTCTTTCAAATAGGTATTTGCCTGGGGTTATAATAACTCCGGGCAGGTAGGGTCTGGATCAACAGCTAATCAGCCGATCCCTCGAAGAGTCACTGGCTGCTTACAGAATAAAGTAGTTGTGAACATAGCCTGTGGACAGATGTGCTCGATGGCAGTGGTGAACACTGGGGAGGTAAGAAAGTTATTTTCTGTGTCGCTTAAAAAAGCCTGTCTACCTTCTCAGTGTCATACTGACATGGAATGCTTCTGTTCATCTTTCGTGGGCATTGAGTCTCTCATCTTCTCTCAGGTCTATGTCTGGGGTTACAATGGAAACGGGCAGCTGGGACTCGGCAGCAGCGGCAACCAGCCAACCCCCTGTAGGGTAGCAGCTTTGCAAGGCATTCGTGTCCAGCGGGTATGTCCACTGTTGCTTCACATGCTGCCTGTTTTTAAGGCTACAGGGGCAAGGATACCAATGTACTTAAAAACTCAGTTGTCTTAGCAGGATGAAAAAGTAAGCTGCTTGGCTATCTTGACTGAAGTAAAGGTTAAAGCTCTTTTCCTGAATTTAGTTGTGGATGTTTATcagaaaatttatatttccagTGCACTCTCATACATAGCTGTTGGGATGtaaatttttatcatcttttccAAGGAAACTTTGGCAGTATGtatcaagagccttaaaaatattcataccCTTTGGTCTGTAATTCTACTTAAATTTAGGGCATTATCCTAAGGAACCAAAGAGAAAGTGACTTGCAGAAGGTGTAGTAAagatatagcaaaaaaaaaaaagaaagaaaaaaattgataacaaaTAATAGCAGCACAATTTACCTAACCAAACAGTAAgttaatggttaaataaattaatatcaaGACTAAATTTATATTAACAGAGATGATGCTTACAAAGGATTTTTAATGGTAGGGAAATAATGCTATATGCAAtgttaagtaaaaagaaagatacaggaCTACTTATACAGATatgatcacttttttaaaaagctatcagTGCAtatctctatatttatatataaatagaaaaaaatcctgatCTTGAGATGACTTTCATAATTATACTTTcctatatttttttcacattgaacatcttttacttttataataaaaggagaaaataattcttaaaaaatagaaGTGTCTATTTCTTATTCACTTCACACCCCTTGATCTCTGTGAGCATAATGAATGCCGTATTAAAGGTGAATAAACTGGACTCTTTGTCACTGAAGGACTCATGTTGATCTCACTGCAGTTTTCACCACACACGGGGCCTAAGCTAGATCTGGAGGGATGTTGGTTAACCTAATGCCTGCCTCTCTGGCAGACtgcctcttcccttttttttttttcagtttttgaatcTTAACCTATCTTGTGAAacatgtttctttctgttttcaggCCTGAGTggatttggtttttctctttccaggtTGCCTGTGGCTATGCACACACGTTAGTATTAACAGATGAAGGTCAAGTGTATGCTTGGGGCGCAAATTCTTACGGCCAGTTGGGCACTGGCAATAAAAGTAACCAGTCCTACCCTACTCCTGTTGTTGTGGAAAAGGACAGGTAATATgtgcattttcaaaataagttcAGTGTTCTTTCGTGATTAAACTAAACTTAGGCATTGTATAGAATTATGGGCAATTGACTGCTAGTATTAGAATATTCTTGAACAAGaccattcattcctttttaaaattggcTTTAGAATTTTGAGGCAAGTTGATTgatgttaaatattttgtttccacATACCCGTATTTCATCTATACCTCCAATAGCTACTTTACACAAACTACAATGACTAAACCTCCAACAGCTTTTCCGCATTATTCTTCTCGCTCAAAAAAGACCTTTTCCCCCGCATTctcattgttttctatttcacattCTTAAGAAGAAGTTGATAACGTTGGAGGTCTATCTTCTATGGTTTAGGAAGATGAAAGTATCTCAGATGGGGGCCGCTACTTATAAAATTTGCCAGTTGAAAAGAATAGGGCTGTTTCATTACTTCAACTCCCAGGCTATCACTGTGAAGCAGagcaaaatggttaaaaaattaaaactgagtaGTGTGCACTTGTTTGCAAGGTTGTATTAAGTGAGTAGCATATCCAGAGTTTTCCCCCAGATTATCCTACTATTTTTGAAGGTCTCTTGAAATTTCTCAAACATGGGTATATCACTGCCTTTTCACTCTTCATTGCTTGACACAGGAGCACAGACAAGAACATTTTATTATCTGTTCTGTTAGGCCAGGGTTGAAATCATTGTGGAAATTAAtattgctgttttcatttttattttacgtATTAATTTTTGCTATATCTGATTTTAAGTAAATATATGgataaattattttgcatttgtagCAGTTCTTTTATATGTTTCTACTGGAATAttagcaatgaaaatgaagaacCAAATGGTCATTTTCAGCTCCCTTGATTTTCATTTGAGTATTGTGAACCTGGCTGCTTTTATTTAACCTATGTTAAATTGGTTAAAGaaccttttttcccccatatctTACAGTAAGACCCTAGACTCCTTAAGAATTGGGGAAGAGGAAAGGTAATGAAGGTCACGAGCTGGCAGGCACACAGGAGATGCAAGCAGCCATGTTACTTTCGTTTCTCTTAAAGGTGGTTCAGAGCCGCTCAgtaaaaagagaagagacagTCTTGAGGCTTTGAATAATCACAGAAATGCCTCCAGCTAGCAAATCCAGTCAGTGGGGACTTTTGGTATTTAGACAAAATAGCGAAGAAGTGTTAAAGGATCAGAGGTAACATGGGTATAAAAACGGACTGTCTGTATGGCGCTTTACCATTTTTCTCGTGCTgccacatttaaaataaactgaacTCCTCTGTCTGGACGCACAGAGTCCGCTGCCGTCTGCCCACCAGCGACGCGCCCCACCTTGCGCCGCTGGTCCTGACAGCCCCAGAGTGAGTGCCAGGTCTTCTGACTGTGGTCACACTGGGACAGACAGACTGTAGGGCGGCTCAGTGGGAAAGAGCAAAAGAGGCAGAGAAGCAGGGCCCGGAAGTTATGTGAGTGTCAGGGCACGTGGCACTGGAGAGTTATCTattgctttctgtctttttcaaaAACTTCATAACTCAAAACATTTCTttgaattatatatgtaaaaaaaagtagaaatagctAAATACTTGCACACTTGGTCTTGTCCACGTAAACACGATTTTGGCTACGG
This genomic interval carries:
- the RCBTB2 gene encoding RCC1 and BTB domain-containing protein 2 isoform X5, with product MPVKDERGGLDVSKAVKIFVLGTNCCGCLGLGDVQSTIEPRRLDSLSGKKIACLSYGSGPHVVLATAEGEVFTWGHNGYSQLGNGTTNHGLVPCHISTNLSNKQVIEVACGSYHSLVLTSDGEVFAWGYNNSGQVGSGSTANQPIPRRVTGCLQNKVVVNIACGQMCSMAVVNTGEVYVWGYNGNGQLGLGSSGNQPTPCRVAALQGIRVQRVACGYAHTLVLTDEGQVYAWGANSYGQLGTGNKSNQSYPTPVVVEKDRITEIAACHSTHTSAAKTQGGHVYMWGQCRGQSVTLPHLTHFSSTDDVFACFATPAVTWRLLSVEPDGHLTVAESLKREFDNPSTADLRFLVDGKYIYAHKVLLKIRCEHFRSSLEDSEDDIVEMSEFSYPVYRAFLEYLYTDSISLSPEEAVGLLDLATFYRENRLKKLCQQTIKQGICEENAIALLSAAVKYDAQDLEEFCFRFCINHLTVVTQTSGFAEMDHDLLKNFISKASRVGAFKN
- the RCBTB2 gene encoding RCC1 and BTB domain-containing protein 2 isoform X2, with amino-acid sequence MPVKDERGGLDVSKAVKPVQATLSSLKMLDVGKWPIFSLCSEEELQLVRQACVFGSAGNEVLYTTVNDEIFVLGTNCCGCLGLGDVQSTIEPRRLDSLSGKKIACLSYGSGPHVVLATAEGEVFTWGHNGYSQLGNGTTNHGLVPCHISTNLSNKQVIEVACGSYHSLVLTSDGEVFAWGYNNSGQVGSGSTANQPIPRRVTGCLQNKVVVNIACGQMCSMAVVNTGEVYVWGYNGNGQLGLGSSGNQPTPCRVAALQGIRVQRVACGYAHTLVLTDEGQVYAWGANSYGQLGTGNKSNQSYPTPVVVEKDRITEIAACHSTHTSAAKTQGGHVYMWGQCRGQSVTLPHLTHFSSTDDVFACFATPAVTWRLLSVEPDGHLTVAESLKREFDNPSTADLRFLVDGKYIYAHKVLLKIRCEHFRSSLEDSEDDIVEMSEFSYPVYRAFLEYLYTDSISLSPEEAVGLLDLATFYRENRLKKLCQQTIKQGICEENAIALLSAAVKYDAQDLEEFCFRFCINHLTVVTQTSGFAEMDHDLLKNFISKASRVGAFKN
- the RCBTB2 gene encoding RCC1 and BTB domain-containing protein 2 isoform X1 — protein: MEDHMEEELFLLYGKSVKMPVKDERGGLDVSKAVKPVQATLSSLKMLDVGKWPIFSLCSEEELQLVRQACVFGSAGNEVLYTTVNDEIFVLGTNCCGCLGLGDVQSTIEPRRLDSLSGKKIACLSYGSGPHVVLATAEGEVFTWGHNGYSQLGNGTTNHGLVPCHISTNLSNKQVIEVACGSYHSLVLTSDGEVFAWGYNNSGQVGSGSTANQPIPRRVTGCLQNKVVVNIACGQMCSMAVVNTGEVYVWGYNGNGQLGLGSSGNQPTPCRVAALQGIRVQRVACGYAHTLVLTDEGQVYAWGANSYGQLGTGNKSNQSYPTPVVVEKDRITEIAACHSTHTSAAKTQGGHVYMWGQCRGQSVTLPHLTHFSSTDDVFACFATPAVTWRLLSVEPDGHLTVAESLKREFDNPSTADLRFLVDGKYIYAHKVLLKIRCEHFRSSLEDSEDDIVEMSEFSYPVYRAFLEYLYTDSISLSPEEAVGLLDLATFYRENRLKKLCQQTIKQGICEENAIALLSAAVKYDAQDLEEFCFRFCINHLTVVTQTSGFAEMDHDLLKNFISKASRVGAFKN
- the RCBTB2 gene encoding RCC1 and BTB domain-containing protein 2 isoform X3, whose product is MEDHMEEELFLLYGKSVKMPVKDERGGLDVSKAVKPVQATLSSLKMLDVGKWPIFSLCSEEELQLVRQACVFGSAGNEVLYTTVNDEIFVLGTNCCGCLGLGDVQSTIEPRRLDSLSGKKIACLSYGSGPHVVLATAEGEVFTWGHNGYSQLGNGTTNHGLVPCHISTNLSNKQVIEVACGSYHSLVLTSDGEVFAWGYNNSGQVGSGSTANQPIPRRVTGCLQNKVVVNIACGQMCSMAVVNTGEVACGYAHTLVLTDEGQVYAWGANSYGQLGTGNKSNQSYPTPVVVEKDRITEIAACHSTHTSAAKTQGGHVYMWGQCRGQSVTLPHLTHFSSTDDVFACFATPAVTWRLLSVEPDGHLTVAESLKREFDNPSTADLRFLVDGKYIYAHKVLLKIRCEHFRSSLEDSEDDIVEMSEFSYPVYRAFLEYLYTDSISLSPEEAVGLLDLATFYRENRLKKLCQQTIKQGICEENAIALLSAAVKYDAQDLEEFCFRFCINHLTVVTQTSGFAEMDHDLLKNFISKASRVGAFKN